A single genomic interval of Salmo trutta chromosome 13, fSalTru1.1, whole genome shotgun sequence harbors:
- the LOC115206838 gene encoding patatin-like phospholipase domain-containing protein 2, whose amino-acid sequence MSPAKSSGQSDAVQSLSNGKSVASQFIASQSMEPLPRGQSVSGHFVDVQSVDGLSLSTRQSMESLSTGQQYTSVPSLSSPLMAGQSEPAPLSISFAASGFQATYQLGVAQSMLDLAPLVLQAAPKVMGASAGSLVAAALVCGTSLDMVRDEMRRFALQRRGPLHLARNVFVWIEGLLRHSLPDDAHIRASGRLAVVMTRIPDGQNTVVSEFTSREEVVQALLCSCFIPGYHGIQPPSYKGVHYVDGGLSSSQPTHSSPYAHTLTVSPFAGEADICPPDPRSMYVIVMSGMPLNCSVANGYRILEALYPYNWEALDKAYHSGYSDGLHFLQTSDLVPCLPLLNTPSEHQSFPPDGWTDLETDWEEEREVEEREEQIERRLEKMKREE is encoded by the exons ATGTCTCCAGCAAAGTCCAGCGGTCAGTCTGATGCTGTTCAGTCTTTATCCAATGGGAAGTCTGTTGCTAGTCAGTTCATTGCTAGTCAGTCTATGGAACCGCTTCCCAGGGGGCAATCTGTGTCTGGTCATTTTGTGGATGTTCAGTCTGTGgatggtctgtctctctccactaggCAGTCTATGGAATCTCTCTCTACTGGTCAACAGTATACGTCTGTTCCTTCTCTGTCCAGTCCGCTTATGGCTGGTCAGTCTGAGCCTGCTCCGCTGTCCATCTCCTTCGCTGCGTCAGGGTTCCAAGCCACTTACCAGTTGGGTGTGGCCCAGAGCATGTTGGACCTGGCCCCGTTGGTGCTACAAGCAGCCCCTAAGGTAATGGGGGCCTCGGCCGGGTCCCTGGTAGCTGCTGCTTTGGTCTGTGGAACCAGCCTAG ACATGGTGCGTGATGAGATGCGGAGGTTTGCGCTGCAGAGGAGGGGGCCACTGCACCTGGCGAGGAACGTGTTTGTGTGGATAGAAGGTTTGTTGCGCCACTCGCTACCAGACGATGCCCACATCCGGGCCAGTGGACGCCTCGCCGTCGTCATGACGCGCATCCCAGATGGACAGAATACTGTGGTGTCAGAGTTCACATCCCGAGAGGAAGTTGTGCAG GCACTGTTGTGCAGCTGCTTTATCCCTGGGTACCATGGTATACAGCCACCGTCTTACAAAGGAGTG CATTATGTGGACGGTGGTTTGTCCAGTAGCCAGCCAACCCACTCCTCTCCCTATGCGCACACCCTCACTGTGTCGCCATTCGCTGGAGAGGCGGACATCTGTCCACCAGACCCTCGCTCCATGTATGTCATCGTCATGAGCGGCATGCCCCTCAACTGCAGTGTGGCCAACGGTTACCGGATCCTTGAAGCCCTCTACCCCTACAACTGGGAG GCTTTGGACAAGGCCTACCACAGTGGATACAGCGATGGCCTTCACTTTCTACAAACAAGTG ACCTGGTCCCATGTCTGCCTCTTCTGAACACTCCATCAGAGCATCAGTCCTTTCCTCCTGACGGATGGACAGATCTGGAAACagactgggaggaggagagagaggtggaagaaaGGGAGGAACAAATAGAGAGGAGGCTGGaaaagatgaagagagaggag